The following coding sequences are from one Panicum hallii strain FIL2 chromosome 5, PHallii_v3.1, whole genome shotgun sequence window:
- the LOC112893900 gene encoding putative methyltransferase DDB_G0268948: MANLFLKQAKQYVATRPSYPPELFDFIACKTPRRDLAWDVGTGNGQAAASLAKLYKAVVGTDTSAQQLAYAPPLPNVRYVHTPADLPLAGIHDAVAAPCSVDLITVAQAFHWLDLPNFYAQARSVLRPGRGVLAAWCYTEPRVGAAVDAVFWRLYHGSEPHWAPNRRMVDDEYRGADFPFDPVDGEAHTGPFEFSTERRMDLEDYLMYITSWSAYQTAKDRGVELLDEATVHELEAAWGGDAKEVKTVTYPIFLRIGKVRAQE; the protein is encoded by the exons ATGGCGAACCTGTTCCTGAAGCAGGCGAAGCAGTACGTGGCGACGCGGCCGTCCTACCCGCCGGAGCTCTTCGACTTCATCGCTTGCAAGACGCCCCGCCGCGACCTCGCCTGGGACGTCGGCACCGGCAACGGCCAGGCTGCAGCATCG CTGGCGAAGCTGTACAAGGCCGTGGTGGGCACGGACACGAGCGCGCAGCAGCTCGCCtacgcgccgcccctccccaaCGTGCGCTACGTGCACACCCCGGCTGACCTGCCGCTCGCCGGGATCCACGACGCCGTCGCGGCGCCGTGCTCCGTTGACCTCATCACCGTCGCGCAGGCCTTCCACTGGCTCGACCTCCCGAACTTCTACGCGCAGGCCCGCTCCGTGCTGCGCCCCGGGCGCGGGGTGCTCGCCGCCTGGTGTTACACCGAGCCGCGCGTCGGCGCCGCCGTCGACGCCGTGTTCTGGCGCCTCTACCACGGCTCGGAGCCGCACTGGGCGCCCAACCGCCGGATGGTCGACGACGAGTACCGCGGCGCCGACTTCCCCTTCGAccccgtcgacggcgaggcgcACACGGGCCCCTTCGAGTTCTCCACGGAGCGCCGGATGGACCTGGAGGACTACCTCATGTACATCACGTCATGGTCGGCGTACCAGACGGCCAAGGACAGGGGCGTCGAGTTGCTCGACGAGGCGACGGTGCACGAGCTCGAGGCGGCGTGGGGCGGAGACGCGAAGGAGGTGAAGACGGTGACGTACCCAATCTTCCTCAGAATCGGCAAGGTGAGGGCCCAAGAATGA